Genomic segment of Candidatus Thermoplasmatota archaeon:
TGGATTCTTGGTCTACCATCGGGCCCAAAGTTGATCTTGAATCCATGAACAACTGCTTTACCTGGTTGAGCTGTTGAAAACATCTTCATCATTTCTTCTGTCATTCTACGTATATCATCCATTAGTCTTTCATCATTTAAGATATCATTTATGAAATCGTCATCGAAACCAAAGAAATCAAAAGGGTTTCTTCGTTTTCTTTTATTTTTATCGTCTCCAAATGGGTCCATTATTACTCCCCTATAATTTTTATTAATATACTCTGTATTATCATTGTTATTTAATGTTTTCGGTTTAACGTATTATGCTGTTGATAAGATAAAAAAGGATGTCACCAAAAATAAAAGAGCAGATGAAACCTGCTAGAAGTGGTATCATAAAAGGGATTTTTGGTGTAACCCATATCTCTTTTATACCATGGTTCTCAAACTCTTCCAGTTCCTCATCTACATCAAAATCCTTTGGCATGTACATGAACTTTCTTTTACCATCAACCAGTTTTTCTAGTGGCCAGACGAATTTTTCTTTT
This window contains:
- a CDS encoding A24 family peptidase C-terminal domain-containing protein, with protein sequence KEKFVWPLEKLVDGKRKFMYMPKDFDVDEELEEFENHGIKEIWVTPKIPFMIPLLAGFICSFIFGDILFYLINSIIR